GACACGAAACCACTTCTTTATCACTAGTTCTgagttgttctttttctttcattccaCAGATTTAGTGAGGGTAGAGGAAAAGGGGAAAACTTAAATCTTTGACTGAATGGTGACGGTCTGGATCTGAACCTTGTTCTTCCAACCCTTCTGCCAGCTCTGAGCCTCATTGAGCTCTTCCCTACCGAAAGCAACTCCAACTGAAAGTTTTGTCACATTTGGACCTGTTAGCTCTGCATCAGCTTGAATATATTTGAAGGAGTATACACTGTAGAAAATAAACAGCAGAGATTTTCTTGGATACTTCTGTGTGACAACATggcaaagaaaaacagccaaAAAGGTAAGGGTTAAGACAAAATATGTAATGTAATTTATTGTAAAGTACTTGGAAAGTTCTTGATTTAATCACATATCTTTATAGTTTTCTTCCAAGGAACCAgactttgttatttattttaaagtggttttcaggaatagctctccaggttttctgaaggtctttcaaactTTTTCTTTGGACAATGACTGCTTTTTCACCCGTTTTCAGTTAAGTCTTTCTACCTGACAATTTTCAGAGGaatgatgtgtttgtttttcaagccacttaacactgtcATATGAATCAAGCATTAAAAGGTGCTTATCTGAAAGGaggaaccagtgttgtgtccacATATACCAGAAAAGGTttgcaaagaaccaattttataTTGCATCTTTAGGAACTTTTttttactagcagcctgttgcaaaagcacatcatttgttcccattGTTTAGTTCAGTCcttgaaaaatgccaaagataacacatttaagatgttttttttcaccACCGAGGTGATTTTGTGCTATTAGCTTAAACCTTGGCATATCTCAGGAGTGTTcttcttttaaaatttttttttttttttgaaaatgagGAAACTTGAGAAGCAGATGTCAAAAGAACTGGGaggcattaaaaaaatctatctacagcagatgaacagtatcaacgacagaaatggtctcagtaaAAGGGTGGCTgttaagaagccattcttaaggaaggaaaatggcagagaaacagctgatgtatAGCAAATTACACGTCTTATAGACTGATGAATTCAAATTTAAAAGTTTTGGTTCAAATAATCATCAttagccatctgtaaaacacaattGAGGTTCTGTAACGTTTTGGGGctacatttcagccagtggtgttggggaccTTTTCAAAATTGGACTTACgaatgcagaaaagtacaaTCAGTTTTTGAAACGTCATACGATGCcgtctggaaagcatctgattggtaGTAGCTTCATTCTTCAGCAACACAATGATCAAAGATGTTGTTAATGCTGTAAAAAGGATACCTGGATACAAAAACAaccccagacctcaacattattgaagcagtgtggaatCTATTTGATAGAGAATTGATCACAACATCCAGACAAGAGCTTTGTCTTTcatgaagcctggagaactattcctgaagatgacttaaaaaaacaaaaacaaaccttcTCTAaaagagttcagactgtgttacacaataaaggtggtcatgCTAGTGCTGACTTTCTCTCAATACGATATAGCCTTTATACTGCATTTCCATGTACCCGTTTCAACGAATTGCTATGTCCATTTCCCTAGCAAAAGGGACACGAAGGATGGTGCAatacttttgcacaatactgtatCTCTATATGGTGCACAAGAATTGAGTTACAGATGGGTCACAGCAATAAATTATTCAACAAATAAATGTATGCATGATTGTTTTCAGCTAGAATCTAATGGAGTTGTCCTGAAAGTATGTGCAGATGGCTGTACTTTTACAGCGAATTGGAGCTGTGGATATTTACAGTGACATTAACCTACTTCCATGCATGAGAAAAACAACTTTTACAAGGGCTCAGCAGTTTCCTCCCTCTTGTGTCTTTCAATGGCTAGAGATTAACTGTGGACTTCACTCTGACTCTTCGCATTCAGCTGAAGGCCTTTtgtttatcattttaaagattagTGTCATCTGACCTTACAGGAAGAGATCTCATTTTACCTTGACTCAGCTGCTTGTCTCAGTGAGCCAGATTTATTCTCCTCCTGCTAGAAGAAACTctgaagtttttccttcttgAAAGAATGTCTTTTTGGATGCTATCATTGGTTATTAGTCATTAAAATGAGATCCGTGTTCCAGACAGTTCAGGCACAGATGTGATGaagtcttcttttttctttttttttttaagcgctTCCTTTGTGCTTGTATCTGAAGTAGTTGTGCTTACATGCTTAAATAACACATCGTTCCACCTCCACAGTCCTGTGAGGCTGGCAtcttcatttttcatatttgtttatttgcataCAGGAAGCAAAATCTATTTTCTCAATTTCAtatgtaaatattttgttttttatcatgtAGATTAACATGTCACGTCACATGTCTGTTTCACAATAATAATTCTGCTGCTGTAACCTGATTAGTATATTTATAAAGGTGGCCagcaactttgtttttttttttttgttttttttttttttttccaggaaatCTCTAAAGATGTCTGCTGGTGGTTTTGTTTTGCAAATGATGCTCTACAGAGGTTTGCAAGTACAATTGAAGGGTTAAATGGACAATGCAGTTGAGTTTCTACTATATTTTTCCAGATACATCCGGAGTGGTGTTTGATACCCGTTCAAAAATGGTCATGTCCCAGGGTGGAACGGCTGAGAGGATGAAGGAGAAGGTAAGAAATTTACACACTCCTCAGGAGTAGTGCtgcaattttctttctttttttttcctttttgtttcttttttttttttttttggaggccTTAATCTGAAACATCAAATTGCAAAATATTTGTTCTTATTTGTGGATATGGCTGTAGATGGAATTAAGATTAGAATGAAATTATAGAAGAATCACAAAATACATTCAAGAGATTACACGAGGTTTTAAATTGCTGAAATtgcgtcttttttttctttcttcagcaAAAATCGGCACAATAATTGAACACAGTTATGAGCTTTATATTAATTTAAAGATAATGTACACTGCATAAAAGCTCAACTGAAACAAAATGCAAATACCTGAGTAAACAGATATCTGTAGACCTGCATGTGAGTCAGTGCTATGAGCTTGACGTCACTGTCTTGCAGTAGATCAAAATTAGCATGTCAGCATTGATAAATAGAACTGATAACATTGGAGGCATGATTTTGATGGATTGTACTATCTCAAACTAGTTCTCTATTCCCATCTCTAACCATTGGATTCTTATCTGCTGCCAAAGTTGGACGCTTCTAAAGCTTgacattcagtttcatttactGTGAGATGTGTACAGCAGGTTCCTGGAAAGTAGCTTTTTGGCGACAGTAAACATGAGAGGGCAAATTGTCAGAGCATGATTTATGTTGAAGTAGAGCAAAAATCAGATTCACCAGCTTAACAGATTATCTTATCTTGAAAAATGAGAGCTATATAGGTATGTATCACTTAATCCCATGCCAGGAAGCATCTTTAAAGCTGTTAAACTATAATTTAACAGTTCTGGGGAGTTTTATATAGGATCCCaaaaattattttacatttttgttaaattaaatggtgaaaagcaaaaatatttcattaaagTGTCCGatatatacactcactggccacttggTAGTCCCTACTTTAATTCTTTGTGGTATTGGTtcagcaaggtgctggaaacattccttacAGGTTTTGGTCCATATCAGCATGATTGCATCAGACAGATTCTGGTGTTTGTTTAGATTTAGATCCATGATTGCGTTATGCTGACTGTGGAGGCTttttgagtgcagtgaactaATTGTCACGTTGAAGAAACCAGTTTCAGATGATTTCAGGAACCATTCACCACACTTCTCCTAagtcacctttcttcctcattctgatgctcagcttAAACTTCAACAGGTTGTCTTGACCTTGTCTACATGCATCATATGCTTGTCTGATTATATAGTTGCATTAACAGTCGAATTTTCGAACCAGTCGAACAGTTGTATTGACTAAAGTTGCCATGGAGTGTCATTCTTTCACTGACCAAAATGAAAGCTTTGTATATTTCTACATTAATAGTGTATTATTAAGAGTATGCATTCATGTCCTACAGCCACTTCTTACTTAAAGTGTATTTTCAGTAAATGTTTGAGGGCCCTTATGCTTGTCAGTGCTAATGTTCACTATGcttcacagatcagtgctgtcaggGCGGTTGTCCCCAACAAAAGCAACAATGAGATTGTGCTGGTGTTACAGCATTTTGAGAACTGCGTCGATAAGGCCGTGCAGGCTTTTTTAGAAGGTATGAGGACACCAAATCTCTGAAAGTTACTGTGATGTTGTGTGACTGGATATTTCTGTAAAAGTGAATTTGTAATTTGGTATTTAATGGAGCTTACTTCACTCACTCCACAAGTAGAGTTGTGTTTACATACACAGGTCGTGGGCATGAATTTCACTGTAATTCTGTGcctttaatgatttctttgaactgtcctgtaattacagtgtacatgttaacatgtacactgaactttttttttttttttttgtctttaacctTAAATTGTTTTCACCATCATGCCTGCCATGCTTTGCATTCTGTAGTTGCATATCATTTGCATGCCTTTGGTTTGGCAGGTTTAATTATAGCAAAGGAGCGTTGTGTCTCTACGTCAGACTACTCTTTTGTTTCCTTAGTTAGCCGTGTCTAAACAACGCCTCGAGGCATTCATATGTTCAGATGGTATTACAAGATTTTCAATCTGCCATGTGTCAGCGTGTACCTTCGTCATCATTGTTTGGTTTACACCGCAGGCAGTGCAGCTGAGATCCTGAAGGAGTGGAATGTCACTGGAAAAAAGAAGGTGAGAACCACAAAGCCTACGTCTTAAACATCTCTTTGTTGAGTTGGCATATTTATGTCACTGTTTCTTAGTAAAAGATTTAGTTTCAAATCATTGATGACATTTTAATCTGCTCTCATTGGTTCTAAAATGCATGGATTTGTTTAGTAAATTCTTCTGCCAAAAGcttaattttcatttaaatcaAAGCTTTCTCTTTTCTGCATGCACTGAATTAGTTGATATCACTGCACTGATACTaaaaagatgatttaaaaaaaaaaaaaagaaggctaACACTGATATCCTACTGTTCAGcccaagaagaaaaagaagcccAAACCTCAGCCAGAAGCCCCAGCAGAACCTGCTCCACCTGAGGCCACATCGCCCGAAGAGGGCAAGGACGAGCTGAATGGCTTTCATGCCAACGGCTCAGTAATGGACGGAGAGTCTCTTGATTCGCTGAGTGAACACTTGGACTCTGCCTCCCTGGATGCAGCCGAGCTGGACTCTGAACCTGCTACATCCGAAACCACCGGTAAATGCAACTGTTCGGCTAAAatgtgatggatggatagaGTAATTTATGGCCATGCAAATTGCTGCTCTTACAACCTGAACCTTATTTGACCCTTTAAAGTAAATCTGTTCCTGGACAAATATTTTTGTTATATGACTTAACTGCAGGAAGGTTACCTTAAGTGAGCCAAGGACACAGTGTGAAAGTCTCATTAGATTTTTATCAATGAAACTTAGATTAGAGCAGAGCCTGTTGCTACATGCTGGTAAAGAGTTATTTATTACTTAACTTGAAGAAATTAATTTGGTGTTATCTATTCAAAATCAAAGTTCAGTGGGGAAGTGTGTACTTGTAATCTTAGTGGTTTAAAAATGTCCTCCTGAAATGTGTGACTAGGCAGTTTTTTTTGTGGGGGGAGTTAACTTTTAAAGTGAACCACATGGTCTGCTGACTTAGCCTGAGTGGGCAActtgctattttattttatttatgatttagcCACAAGCTCTTCAGGCCCATTTGACTGTTTCCGTGTGCTGGTCGTTGgtacaaatgcaaataaatcTTAAAGAGAGAATTCTTAATCAAATTATATCCAGAGGTCTTTCAGTGTGCTTTGGTGAATGCCATCCCTCATTTCCCTTCATAAGAGTTGCATGCAACCAAAGCATGCTCAAATGCTGTCAGAAACCAGTGCAGCAAGTGCTACAAGCGTACTACAAATAGAAAATACCAAGAACCTTGTCCCTAATAGATTCTGCTTCTTCACATGAGGGtagttttataattatttacttTGTGTCCTGACAAGTACTTTGTTTTCTCACAGGTGCAGAAGCAGAAAGTCAAGGTAGTGCTCCAAGTCCCACCTCTCAGCCAGGAGGAAGAAATCACCAGGCTCCCAGAGGCAATAAGTCACGACAAAGGCCAAACTCAAATTCATATCATCCCCCTGCCTCATTAGCATCTAACACAGATGAGCAAGGATCATCAGGAGTAAAGAAGATGGGTTAGACATGGCTCTTATTTCCAGAAGCCCATTTTATTCTATCCATATTGTTTCTTTGTGCCTCACAACCAAGGGCAAAGgtaacatgaaaacaaatgtgTCATAGCCCCAAAACTCTTGCTTAACTTTTCCTTATTCTCTCCTTCTCAGCTTCCAACATTGATCGCTCTGTGAAGGACCTGCAGAGATGTACTGCATCACTGACTCGCTACAGGATGGTGGTCAAGGAGGAGATGGACTCCTCAGTAAAGAGGATGAAGCAGACATTTGCTGAACTACAGAGCTGGTATGGGAATTCATTTTAAATCTGCCTGTTGTCATACAGTTGATGTTGAAGTaaaattgttttttcatttaacaatcaAAAAGTATATTGATATTATATTGACAATATTCTGTGCTGTTAATAGTATATTTATAAACACTACttccaaataacataaaatcATAAAGCTAGTCTGCAGGTCTCTACAGATGTCTCAGGTAGTTTGATCTAAAATTAATGTCTGAAGTTGTAAAAACACTGCTTTTAATTTTGTGTGAACTTCTTTAAACTTTGTCTTGCTAAACAGGACCcacagtggggttttttgttgggttttttttttttttttaaagtaagtgAGTAGAAACAAATCAGGAAATAATTGTCACTCCTGTGACAGTGTCAACAAGCCTCTATATTCGTAAGACAACCCTGAAATAATTTAGAATCTTTGAGTCTAAATAGACCGTGACAAGAGATGCATTAAGAAGAAAATTGTTTcagaaaagcaaagaagaaTGTAAAAATAGATCTTTGTTCCAATTTGATTTCTCAGATTTGTGTTGCATGTTCACTAAAGCAGTTCAGACATAATTGCATTTTTATAGGTGCTGCTCAGTTACCTTTGTCCTTCTTGGTGGTGCAACTTTGCATAATAGTAAAAGAGGTCCATGTGTTGAACCTTGGATTGCTTTCATAGAGCCTCTGGtgtgtgcagaaaaaaagactgaTTTAGAACACTTTATTAAAGATAATAACAAACTAAATATTTTACATATTATTTCATTGTAGTAATTTGTCTTTAATCCCTGGATTTACACTTgcagttgaatttttttttttttttttcacattaggCATACAGTTCATGTTAACTGGATTTACAAACCAGTTTAATTGTCCAGTTTTAGTGGTTTGTCTACTTTAGGGTGTTCTTTAAATGGCTTACAAACTTCATAGGTACTGCTGGTCTGAGCAAGAAGAAAAATCCATGCCCGTTAAGCCCCTAATAATTCATCTGGATAAGATTACTGTCGTGATCATTCTCATGAGACTTTAGTAAATGCTGAAGTAGCTGGCAGTAGATTATGAGCTCACTAATAACTAATTGGTTGAAGATTATCTGGGTTTAGTCCAAGCTGGCAATTACAGAGTATCGTCTACAAAACCTCAGGTTATTAGGTCTAACTCGGCAAAGCAAAAAGATTAACTGAAACATTTGCACGTTGATAAAGTGTATTCCTTATAAATTCTCATAGAGCGCAGCCATTGTTCATCTTTCAAAAGCTGAAACCTGATGCTGTGGTTGACTGTGAGGATATCCATTCAGCTCCACTCTTGGCTCCAGACCACTGCTGCCACTGACTTATAAAACTTTTAACAGTTATTCACTTTAACAAAGATAAAAGACAGATCGGTTTGTTATTGTTCAACACCTACAACTCTTAAGAGGCTCTTACTTCAATTCCGTGCCTAAGACTTCCACTTCTGTGAAACACTCATGAaaaaattttttgttttattgtcagtAAACTAGAAGATTGTATTGAGGCAGCCGGTACAAAAGCAGGTAGTTGGTTATTGTCGAAAATGGATGATAAGCACCACTGTGTCGTATTTCAGctttttagaaagaaaagctaCATTGTggctttcttttatttgtaatCTGTGAACAACCATCAGctgagaaacaaaactgaagcgGTATAATTAGATTTACAAGTGTGGACAAGAATTTTAATTTCCATATTTGCTTTGTGCGTTTTATTATGAGTAATGATGATACCATCTATCATCATTACTCAGACACTCAAAGTTTGCCATGGGTGTAGTCTAATTCTCGTTAGTATCTCACAGCAACCTTTGAGGCATACAAGATGGCCATCTACGTAACGGCTGACTCTGTAATGCTACAGAGAACGGAGCGAGATGTCCTGAGTGTAAAGCTCAAACTCCAGTAAATGTGTTATCCCATCAAGACTGAAGCGTTTATGCCAGCAGTTGTGTTCTCAGGTTCGGGTTATTTGTTGTCTAGCAAGATTACTCAGTCATGAACAGATTTACATGGATATTTTCTCAGAGGTGGAGCTTTGTCCAGTTTAGAAGTAATCAACTTTTGGAGTCTGGATCCAGGAATTTTGGAAACTATTCTTCACCATGAGAGGAGTCAAAATTGTGCATTTCCTTTGGTGTCTCTATAAATGTATGCTGAattaaagtgataaaaataatcATTATTGATGTTCTTAAAATATTAAACTAATCAATATTCCAATATCCTTCTGGCTTAATTTGTGCATGGTGTGGAGGAATTTTCAGCCTTGGCAGAAGTCTGCTGTCCCCAGTGGTCTTATTGTTTAACCATATTGGTATTTTGCTGCAATATTAGTGCAAAGTCGGCATGCACAATCTTGTTTTAGAGAAGATTCTAGAAAGTTTAccctcttttctttatttttctagtTTAATGGACAGAGAGGTGACTCTGCTGGCAGAAATGGACAAAGTGAAAGCTGATGCCAGTAAGTATTGTATTTTCCAGTATGCTTGTCACATACCACCCTGCAGCTGCTTGTGTTCTTCTCATGATATGATCACCTGACTCAAAGGCCCCAAGACTCTGACCTAAATCACTTCTGGAGGTTGTAAAAGAAATCTTATGGAACAGCAAGTCCCAGTTTCTTCTAAACTGCAGTGTTGCCTTAAGGTCCTGATACACCTAGAGCGTGCGtacgtgcgtgcgtgtgtacgTACAATGTAGGCCTCATATTTGTACAACTAGGCCATTCTCTCTTATTCTGTCCTCTCAGTGTAGAGTGTTGTGTGTTCCAGGCCTGGAAAAAGTGAATAGTGTCAGGTGTCAAGGGAGACTCAATGCTGTCTTTGTGCAAGGCGTGTGGTGAATTgagagaaaagcaaagaaactcTAGTCCTCATCCGATGTTACAAAAGCCAGGTTTTCTCAAAAGTTACTTTACTCTAAGAATCTCTTCCTTCAGGAGAAAGTGATACAACtgataatatatatgtatatttattttagattaTATGTTTcaaatagagaaaaaaataagtatTTGTTAAACCTCTTTCCTGGCTGTGGGACTGTATCAGTAGTGCTAAGGACCAGTGGGTACTTCAGATGTCCTCTTTAAGATTAGTCTGAGTGGGACATGTCATGTGCTTGTTGAAAACACAGGTGTATGATTGTTGCTTTTACAGCCGT
This region of Maylandia zebra isolate NMK-2024a linkage group LG20, Mzebra_GT3a, whole genome shotgun sequence genomic DNA includes:
- the spats2 gene encoding spermatogenesis-associated serine-rich protein 2 is translated as MAKKNSQKDTSGVVFDTRSKMVMSQGGTAERMKEKISAVRAVVPNKSNNEIVLVLQHFENCVDKAVQAFLEGSAAEILKEWNVTGKKKPKKKKKPKPQPEAPAEPAPPEATSPEEGKDELNGFHANGSVMDGESLDSLSEHLDSASLDAAELDSEPATSETTGAEAESQGSAPSPTSQPGGRNHQAPRGNKSRQRPNSNSYHPPASLASNTDEQGSSGVKKMASNIDRSVKDLQRCTASLTRYRMVVKEEMDSSVKRMKQTFAELQSCLMDREVTLLAEMDKVKADAMMILDARQKRAEELRRLTDKSASMSEEQLTELRADIKHFVSERKYDEDLGKALRFTFDLEPLKTSIAGFGSVYHPRTGYSNRSRCSSTSSSVASPTLPETPAPTQIQSNHPSETRPPPAKQIFQGNRRTFHGQGYHTGGQRYNGGSYNDRNAGRANHRHQNDGASSGPTSQHSNNSRGPSHSSTSSHNQDRPSHNGLPQRVPRTHGP